A segment of the Salvelinus sp. IW2-2015 linkage group LG23, ASM291031v2, whole genome shotgun sequence genome:
TATACTAAGCATAGGAGAGAACTACAGAAATGTATGCCGTCTCATACCTCATGATTGGCAGATTGCTTTTAGAATAGTATGTGTATAAGTATATGGATAACCATAATGGCGCCAGAGGAATGGCTGCCGTTtttctaaccaactgtgctattttgtgttttttcgcattgtttaacttatttgtacataatgttgctgctaccgtctcttatgaccgagaaGAGCTTCTgaatatcagaacagtgattactcacctaaAACAGAACAAAGTTTATTTCTTTAAGGTTATACtgtttctctgagaccaggcccaaatccctgtcattcgcgtgaagaaaatACAGAGGTACAGAGGGCGGAGATGGGGgagccttgtgagaatttgtcggcgagtgggtaacccgcctctaccatccgttctattggccaatgtgcaatcactggagaataaactggatgagctctgttcaAGACTATCcgaccaatgggacattaaaaacggtaaaatcttatgtttcaccgagtcgtggctgaacaacgacacagacaatatacagttggctgggttttccgtgcatcgtcAGGACAGAACTGCTACGTccagtaagacgaggggtggtgtgtgtctatttgtcaataacagctggtgcgccatgtctaatattaaggaagtcttattgctcgcctgaggtagagtacttcatgataagttgtagactacactatctaccaagagagttctcatctatatttttcgtagctgtctatttatcaccacaaaccgatgctggcactaagaccgcactcaaccaactctataaggccataagcaaacagaagcggcgctcctagtgtccggggactttaatgcagggcaaCAAATCCAcattacctcatttctaccagcatgtcacatgtgcaaccagagggaaaaaacctctagaccacctttactccacacacagagaagcatacaaagctctccctcgccctccatttggcaaatctgatcttaattctatcctactgattcctgcttacaagtaaaaactaaagcaggaagtaccagtgactcgctcaatacagaagtggtcagatgacacggatgctacgctacaggactgttttgctaaaacagactggaatatgttcccgggattcatccaatggcattgaggagtataccacctcagtcaccagcttcatcaataagtgcatcgacgacgtcgtccccacagtgaccgtaagtacatatccaaaccagaagccatggattacaggcaacatccgcaccgagctaaaggctagagctgccgctttcaaggagcgggacaataATCCGGACTCTTAAAAGTCTGAATGCCCttagacaaaccatcaaacaggaaaggcatcaatacaggactaagattgaatcctactacaccgtctctgacgctcgtcggatgtgacaaggcttgcaaactattacgggttacaaagggaaactcagccgcgagctgcccagtgacgcgagcctaccagacgggctaaatgccttttatgcttgcttcgaggcaagagacactgaagcatgcatgagagcaccagctgttctgtggaaagctgatgtgagcaagaccttaaaacaggtcaacattcacaaggccgcagggccagacggattaccaggatgcgtactcagagcatgggcagaccaactggcaagtgtcttgactgacattttcaacctctgcctgacccagTCTCTAATACctgcatgtttcaaacagaccaccatagtccctgtgcccaagaaagcaaaggtgacctgcctaaatgactaccgccccgtagcactcacgtcggtagcaatAAAGTGCTTtaaaagactggtcatggctcacatcaacaccatcatcctggaaacccgagacccactccaattcgcataccaccccaacaaatccacagatgacgcaatctcaatcgcactccacactgccctttcccacctggacaaaaggaacacctatgtgagaatgctgttcattgactacagctcagcgttcaacaccatagtgcccacaaagctcatcactaagctaaggaccctgggactaaacacctccctctgcaactggatactgtacttcctgacgggctgcccccaggtggtaagggtaggtaacaacacatctgccacgctgatcctcaacacgggcccccTCAGCGgtgtgtgcttagttccctcttgtactccctgttcacctacgactgcgtggccaagcacgactccaacacccttattaagtttgctgacaacacaatggtggtaggactaatcacagacaacgatgagacagcctatagggaggaggtcaaagacctgacagtgtggtgccaggacaaaaacctcaacgtgagcaagacaaaggagatgatcgtggactacaggaaaaggagggccgaacacgcccccattcacatcgacggggctgtagtggagtgggttgagagttaagttccttggagtccacatcaccaacaaacgatcatggtccaaacacaccaagaaagttgtgaagagaacatgacaacaccttttcgccctcaggagacagaaaagatttggcatgggtccccagatcctcaaaaagttctacaactgcaccatcaagagcattctgaccggttgcatcaccgcctggtatggtgaCTGCTCGGCACCCgaccataaggtgctacagaggggaGTGAGTACAGCCCaatacatcattggggccaagcttcctgctatccaggatctatatactaggcggtgtcagaggaaggcccaaaatattgtcaaagactcctgtcacccaagtcatagactgttctctctgctgaacaataaatcaaatggccacccggactatttacattgacactccccccctttgtttttacactgctgctactcgctgtttattatctgtgcatagtcactttactcctacctacatgtacaaattaccttgactacctgtacccctgcacattgactcggtaccggtacctcctgtatatagccttgtcattgttattttattgtgttactttatttagtaaatatttaattcactctatttcttgaactgcattattggataagggcttgtaagtaagcatttcacggtattgtctacaccggttgtattcggcgcacgtgacaaatacaatttgatttgagtttgttTACCTGCACAATTACAACAAAGTTCCTCAGTGAAGGTTGCTTTAAAGTGATTGTGTCTCCAGCCCTTTTCCAGTGTAATGAGCACAGCAAGGTGTTTCCCACCTGGTTCCTGAAGCAGCACTAGTGTGTCCACGCAGAGGAGCGCCAGGTGTTTCTCTGTCCCAGGGAGGGGTGCGCCTTTCAACCTGCAGAGCAACATCAGCTCTTTCCATGAAGAGCAGCGCCCTTACACCTGCCCCCATGAAGGCTGTGGAAAGACATTTGCCATCAAGGTATGGATACCTGACCATAGtcctgttgtgttgctaccagaTTTCCCTCTCTATTTAGTCAAAATCAGCTCCTGTATCTCTGGAGGTGCATTTGAATGAGAGAGTGGTCCCCACACATTTtaacagtggtgggccgtcagggcctgcaaggccttctctgctggcctaaacatcatcagaatatatattttttttaaatatattttcccacaaatatgtattaaattattccccagagtaagagttatactcttcatttcatagctttcctcttggttgcactgcttccagccccaggttgagatttggagggctggtctttatgttagatcttttatccaatcatattcagccatcatgtgttgccaggggtctaaaatctgccctcRggccttcagaatcaacagtgcgggcgcttgtagcttaaagtgaatggaaatDaaaattttgtgtcaaccaatcagctttagagttggctattgtacgcctgctggctggctccagtgttacacaggagccagctagcaggcgtagtgcgtccaCGTCtattgattggattaccaatattgagaggcaggtcctatgggcaggtctatgcagatctaggaaactgaatttgataaacgaattaatttgcgttctactaagctgttttttcaacccacaatggcggaaggaggagaagatattgatttggtcgaggatataattataacgccattctcaagacgaacttttcaagaaaagttagacattgtaaggagaggtcgcccgacgccacaaagcctgtcacaggcgggaaaggggttcgttcgctcgccactttcaaagtttcaactacgagcgctatggctccgagaagcactgcaaactgtactgctgggaatgcctattatttgcaagtgatcgatttggtgtttggagccacactggctttgcaaacttgagttgtctgttaaacactgtttacccaaaaatgtcaatttgtcaatttcaaggtgacgcaacgcctggttatactgcgtttctgtctaaatgtatagtgtctagagccatggcataatgatggtaataagaggtggattaattcgggtgggactgtgtagtacctcactgaaggcctaggccccaggcccacggcacgccactgcatTTTAATGACAGTAGTGATAACATGGATATATGGACCTATGTTCCCTTTAATAGAAAACGTTGTAGTTGACAGCAAGGCTTGCAATGCCAGAGTGTTTCCCACCATCCAGAATGGAAAAAAACAGGTAAGAATAGACATAGGCATTCCATGTATGCTAGAATATGTTCATTTATTTGAACATAACCTTCGAGTAGCCAGTACATAAAGCTTACATGTCGTGCTGTTCCTCATCCTACGTAAATGTTTATTGCGTATATtgctgtttgtttatgtgtacacCCGCCctcctcataaaaaaaaaaaaactggatatGACATGGCCTTCACTAGTTAAGTTTTCCATTCGTTTTTGAGCTCATAAGTTTCCACACACAACTGTTAAGTTAGATTCTATTTAAGTTCAGTGCTGTGAGTCTGGTGTGAGGTCTGTAGGGGGAACAGTAGGTGAGGTGGTGGGCTCTGAGCTGGTATCAGTGGCCGGCGCTGCTGCACCTCTGTTCATTTCTTTGAGTTCCTTCACTGAGGGTGGACGCAGGATGCACATGGCAGCTCTACCGTCTCGGATCACTTTGGGATTGGAAACAAATCCTACCAGCCCCTCTATCTGTTGTACCATCTGCTCCAGAGTTTTGTCCTGTCGTCAAAACCATAAAAGCACAACATTAACATTTGAGCTGCCCATACTTTCACATCTCAGGAAAGTTAACATGGAGTCCTTGTACAGACAAAAGGGCACACTCATTTTTCCATCCACAATAAGAAGAGAAAAATATACAGTGtcctccgtaattattgggacagtgacgcattttttattgttttggctctgtactccagcactttatatcgggtgaaccgtttataaattacagcactttttgtacatggtCCCCTGAAATGGGGGgactaaaagtattgggacaaattcacttacagtgccagtgaaaagtttggacacacctacccattcaagggtttttctttattgttactattttctacattgtagaataatagtgaagacatcaaaactatgaaataacacatatttaatcacgtagtaaccaaaacagtgttaaacaaatcaaaatatatttttaatcttcaaagtagccaccctttgccagctttgcacacacttggcattctctcaaccagcttcatgaggtagtcacctggaatgcatttcaattaacaggtgtaccttgttaaaagtggatttgtggaatttatttccttcttaatgtgtttgagccaatcagatgtgttgtgacaaggtaggggttggtatacagaagatagccctatttggtaaaagaccaagtccatattatggcaagaaatgctcaaataagcaaagagaaacgacagtccatcattactttaagacatgaaagtcagtcaatccggaacaaatcaagaactttgaaagtttattcaagtgcagtcgcaaaaaccatcaagcgctatgatgagtCTGActttcatgaggaccaccacaggaatggaagacccagagttacctctgctgcagaggataagttaattagatttaactgcacctcagatgcaccccaaatgcttcagagttcaagtaacagacacatctcaacatcaaccgttcagaggagactgcttgaatcaggccttcatggtcgaatcgaatttctgcaaagaaaccactactaaaggacaccaataagaagaagagacttgctagggccaagaaacacgagcaatggacattagaccagtggaaatctgtaatttggtctgatgagtccaaatttgagatttttggttccaaccgccgtgtctttgtgagacgcagagtaggtgaacggatgatctctgcatgtgtggttcccaccgtgaagcatggtggaggaggtgtgatgatgtggggctGATTTGCTGATAACACTatctgtgatatatttagaattcaaggcacacttaaccagcatggctaccacagcattctgcagtgatacaccatcccacctggtttgcgcttagtgggactatcattttcttttcaacaggacaatgacccaacacacctccaggctgtttaagggatatttgaccaagaagaagagtgatggagtgctgcatcagatgacctggcctccacaatcacccgacctcaacccaattgagatggtttgggatgagttggaccacagcgtgaaggaaaagcagccaacaagtgctcagcatatgtgggaactccttcaagactgttggaaaagcattccaggtgaagctggttgagagaatgccaagagtgtgcaaagctgtcatcaaggcaaatggtggctatttgaagaatctcaactataaaatgtattttgattttgaacacttttttggttactacatgattccatatgtgttaattcatagctttgatgtattcactattattctacaatgtagaaaatagtaaaaataaagaaaaccccttgaatgactagatgtgtccaaacttttgactggtactgtagatgtgtattaaagtaatcaaaagttttgtatttggtcccatattcctagcacgcaatgactacatcaacctTGTGAGTCTACAAACTTGTTTGATGCACTTGCGGTTTGTTTCGGTTGcaattcagattattttgtgcccaatataaatgacatggtaaataatgtactttagCATTTTGGAGTCAGAGTAGAATGTTTTAAACACTTCTACCATGTGGATACtcccatgattatggatagtcctgaatgaatcgtgaataattatgagtgagaaagttacagacccCCAAATATCATTCCCCCTCAAAAACGCTAAACTCCCCTGTTAttctaatggtgagaggttagcatctcTTGGGGGTATAGTacttgtgcgtctgtaactttctcactcatcattattcactattCATTCAGGACTAGCTgtaatgcatccaacaagtttgtagagtcacaagcttgatgtagtcattgcgtgctaggaatgtgggaccaaatactaaacttttgcatactttaatacacataagtgaattagTCCGAATATTTTAGGGGACTAtgtaaaaagtgctgtaatttccgATTCGGATGAAAATAGCCTAAAATATAAGCTGACAGTCTACCacttaacctcatagtcattgtatcatttcaaatccaaagtgctggagaacagagccaaaacaacaacaaaaaatgtcactatCCCAATAATTATGGAGGGCACTGTATAATTCATGCATGTCTAAGCCTGGTTTATATTTGTTGCTAATGAATCTCTGCTCTGCCAAAGGAAAGTTTTTGTGTACATATACagaattaaatgtatatttttgcatAAAAAAATTGAGTTCTTAATCCAAAACCAACTGTCTTACTATTTTGCTGGTTCAACTACAGAATAGTGACGAGGTATCTGGTGTGTTCAGGCTGACATTTAGGTTTAAATAGGTTTACTGGTTGCAATACtaatgaatatacagttgaagtcggaaatttacatacaccttagccaaatacatttaaactcagtttcacacaattcctgacatttaatcctagtaaaaattccctgtcttaggtcagttaggatcaccactatattttaagaatgtgaaatgtcagaataatagtagagagaatgatttctttcagcttttatttatttcatcacattcccagtgggtcagaagcttacatacactcaattagtatttggtagcattgcctttaaattgtttaacttgggtcaaatgttttgggtagccttccacaatcttcccacaataagttgggtgRATKTTGGCCCATTCCTYctgacagagctggtgtaactgagtcaggtttgtaggccYCCTYgctcgcacatgctttttcagttctgcccacaaatKTTMTATWGGATTGARGTCAGGGCYttgtgatggccactccaataccttgactttgttgtccttaagccattttgccacaactttggaagtatgcttggggtcattgtccatttggaagacccatttgcgaccaagcttttacttcctgactgatgtcttgagatgttgcttcaatatatccacataattttcctccctcatgatgccatctattttgtgaagtgcaccagtccctcctgcaSCAAAGCAYccccacaacatgatgctgccacccYCGTGCKTCACRgttgggatggtgttcttcggcttgcaagcctccccctttttcctccaaacataacgatggtcattatgaccaaacagttctatttttgtttcatcagaccagaggacatttctcaaaaaagcacgatctttgtccccatgtgcagttgcaaaccatagtctggcttttttatggcggttttggagcagtggcttcttccttgctgagcggcctttcaggttatgtcaatataggactcgttttactgtggatatagatacttttgtacctgtttcatccagcatcttcacaaggtcctttgctgtgttctgtgattgatttgtacttttcgcaccaaagtacgttcatctctaggagacagaacgtgtctccttcctgagaggtatgacggctgcatggtcccatggtgtttatatttgcatactattgtttgtacagatgaacgtggtaccttcaggcgtttggaaattgctcccaaggatgaaccagacttgtggaggtctacaattctttttcctgaggtcttagctgatttcttttgattttcccatgatgtcaaaaaaAGAGGCATTAAGTTTGAAGGtcgaccttgaaatacatccacaggtacaccctcaattgactcaaatgatgtcaattcacctataagaagcttctaaagccgtgacattattctctgaaattttccaagatgtttaaaggcacattcaacttagtgtatcttctgacccactagaattgtgatacagtgaattataagtgatatattaggtctgtaaacaactgttggaaaaattatttgtgtcatgcaaacagtagatgtcctaaccgacttgccgaaactattttgttaacaggaaatttgtgtagtggttgaaaaacgagttttaatgactccaacctaagtgtatgtaaacgtccaacttcaactgtacagtatctGTTCTGTCTAGTTCCATGAGCTTGTTAGGGAGATGAAATACATGAATATGGTAGTAGTCATTATACATACCCAAGTCATTATACATACCCAAGAAAATCATCTCTAAAGCATCTTTGAAACTATAGAAGGATGAATAGAACCTGTATAGGTCAAAATAAAGCaatcctatgtagatatttctcACCAGTGGCTGTGTATGTTCCACACGCCCTGTTCTCAGAGTGATTCTGACATGGTGCTTCTTGTCCAGCCATGTCTGGACCTGCCTCAGCTTGGTTAGAAGATCATGGCTACCAATGTCAGAGGAAACAGTAAGCTCCTTTACCTGCACAGGGCCTATGGAGAGACCGAAGGTATGGTTTGGCTTTCAGAGATCAGACAGGAGAGGATGCCTTTTAGAGAATTCAGATATAACCACTGTATGCAATGCAgagatgtgaatgtgtgtgatgtAAAGGCAGTAGTTGTGTATGTGCTAAATATTACACACCTGTCTTGGCTTTCTGTTTCTCACGCAGTTTGAGCTGCTCCTCGTGGATCTGTTTGCCAGTCATTAGACGGTAGACAGGTGGATCTTTGTTTTCGTTGAGAGGGACCAGTTTAAGCCCATTCTCATCCATCAGTCTGAGGACATCAGCTCGATGCATGGTGCCCATGTTCTCGCCATTCTCATTGATCACCTGCAGGTGGCGCTGGTGGATCTTCCGGCCAATACTGCCAATGGTGGCACGGGCTCGGGGATCCTGCTTCTTCTTAGGCACCTGCCCCTCTTCAGTTTCATCCACTGTGGTGGACAGTGGAGACCATCCCCAAGACAACGATGCACTCACACATCTCCCATTGTATGATAGGAGCCCAGCCCCAGAGGCTGTTCTCCAGGAGTTGAGAGTTCCACCACAGACAGCTCTAGATGCATGGCTCAGAGCCCACCTCAGACAAGCACTAGACATTctaaacagaacacagagagagcaggagagagtgagaggggtaaACAAACGTGAAACTAGGCATTATTATTCCCAAAAGTAAGTAACTTTTGTCTAGCAATTACGTTTAAAAGTCAGAAAATGCAAGTGAAAGACCATCAAAAACACACTGTTGACAAGCATGGGAACCTGGTTAGCTAAGCAAACAATAATTGACAAGGAGAAGTAGCAGCCTCTACAGAACGTGCTGTACAGGGCTAGGAATACATACAGATCCGGCACGCGACAGTCAGCTTGTAGGCCGAAACACAGGAACAAAGAATAAGTAAGGACGCACGAAGAATTATAAACGTAGCTTTATATTGTACAATAATTCAATGCATACGTATCGCCCCAAAACGGGAGGCGTTTGTTTCCATACTACATGAAAATGGGGTCCTGTCTCCTTAACAGTTCTTGGCGCAGCATGATGACGCAGTCGCAGAACAATGATCTGAATTTGTAGTTTTAGATGTCGTTCGAACTAGTACCTTTCTTATTATATAACTTAGGCTATAATTAATAATGTGTAGGCCACTGCGCTACTAATACTAAGCTAGGCTACAGGCTGCTGTTTATTATAATAGCCTGATCATGGGTTAGACTAATTGTTATCAAACTATGTTCTAAGCAAACCTTGTGATTCCACATCTAAGTTAGATTTTGAAAAGTAGTCAAGAGGAAATTGGTCTTTCAAACGAAAAAACAAATCTCATAGACATggcatacatttaaaataatttcaaTTAATTTGGCTGACAATCGGAGATAATGACATAAGGGACGGGGTCTTAGACCAGTGCAGGCGTATTGCGCGCACGGGTCAGCTTCTGAGAGCTCATCTGAACGTAACTAGGGTTGACACAGTTTGACTCGTCAGTACTCTACTCTGCTCGTCTTTGTTTTGCACTTTCTTTCATGGGCACTGCATTTTGCTTATATATCAAGCCAATTCGATGTGTTTGTTCATGTTATAAATACCCTATGTTCCATCTATATTAGGTCACATCCTGCATGtgttcttgattttttttttaaacaactatagGAGCTTGCTATATGTTCAAAGGCAGTGCGGCCTTTATTTAAAGCGTCCCTTTATGTGTTTAGTGTACTTTGAGAGATCTTAGTCAGGGAAGAAATCTGATTGATAgacaaatgtgcttttctatATCTCTCAGAGGAGAGCCCTTTCAAAGGAGTAGGCaggaatgttttttgttgttgcgttgGATGTTTGCAAACATTGTAGGCCTATATGCTAAATTATATTATCTTCATTATTAAAATCTCACTAGGTAGCCCTAATGATCTGGATTGTAATTTCTGACACATAGGCTATTTTAAGAAGTCTGCAGTGATAGCCTAATTGTCAACAAAGTTGTAGAGAGGTTCAGTGGGCTCTGCGGTGTGGGGTTATTCCCTGCCCAGGCCTTAGTCTATAGAAACAGTAAATAGAGAGATTTTATAATCAGATGAGCAGCAGTTCATTTAATTAACAGCAAGATAATTCCCTTGtgtgcccagtgtgtgtgtgtgtgtgtgtgtgtgtgtgtgtgtgtgtgtgtgtgtgtgtgttgtgtggtgtgtgtgtggtgtgtgtgtgtgtgtgtgtgtgtgtgtgtgtgtgtcactctgggACTCGGAAGCTAGTTTCAcgttttttttcattgttcccctctaatcaaggactgatttagacatGGGGTGCTATtagttatcaggtagaacagaacaccAGCTCAgtacctcgtagggtaagagttgaatacccctggctaGGGCAAGGGGTGTTGAAAATAAGCTGCATTGCACTTTTTGTATAGTTAGGGGTTTTAGTCTTGAAGGCATGTATCTGCATCTGGAGAAAAAGTGTACTTGAACACAGGATGTAGTGAGGATTCTCAGTTTTGAATTATCTGTTTTACAATGACAAATTGAGGCCTCAATTAATCTGAAGTTTTATATCCGTTCAGTTTCTACAAACCAAACCATTCGTTTTTATAGGTTtcataggctgcgtttacacaggcatcccaattctgaTCATTTGCCCAATTACAGTCAAAAgatcagggcccggtttccctaaagcatcttaaggctaaattAATTTTAGAACCATGGGTTTTAAAATGAATTTGGCTTTAATCtggttggtcaaaagaccaacaaCTGCCTGTGTTAATGCAGCCTAAGTCTAGTAACAGTGGGAAACTTATTAGTAGCCTATAAGCATTTTATGATGAGGAACATAGTAGGAAGCAAATTGCATAGGCTGTTTGCAGTGATGTGGTGTCCGGACACCTAAACGACATAATGATTCAACTCAACCATTCAGCAAGCCGGGCAATTGTCAAAATGTAGAGACGTGACGGTAGGCCTACTAACTGCCAATGTTAAATAGAAGTCTATTTAAATAATCTGAACAAAAAAAGTGCATCGTTTGCGAGTAGCAGATGGATAATTGTACACGGTCGACTGATTGGAAAGAAAGATGCGCTCCCCGAAAGAGCATTCATGGTGGAGAACGCGAGCGAGCTTATTTATTAATTAGCGCAGAAATTCTGCTTCCTCGTGCTGGCAGCCCGCTTTGAAGCGAAACCCCAACAAAAAGGTAAGTTACCACACGAAAACGTTCCTGTATCCTCTCCAAACTGTACATAGTTTAAATCTGTCGTTTGGTCTTCATCCCAATGGTGGGACCTCCATGTGTGAGGCCAGCTGGTTTTCCCAAGGATAACAACCATGTTTCGGCAAATACACATATGCAGGTTATGTGGCACCTGAATGAGCTGATGATTAACTGAAACGTAGCATAAcgaccccctccctctctctcttgcaattcatgtctcaattaaTTAATACATTGCCAAAACATTTTAGGCCTATAGCTTAGAGCCAATGGTAATAATTGTTATGTCCTTCTTgattgaaaacgtgaataaaaaaATGCCAATTTGTTCATTTTCTGTCGCCGTATTAATCCCCCATTCAACTGATT
Coding sequences within it:
- the LOC111951146 gene encoding translation initiation factor IF-3, mitochondrial, producing the protein MSSACLRWALSHASRAVCGGTLNSWRTASGAGLLSYNGRCVSASLSWGWSPLSTTVDETEEGQVPKKKQDPRARATIGSIGRKIHQRHLQVINENGENMGTMHRADVLRLMDENGLKLVPLNENKDPPVYRLMTGKQIHEEQLKLREKQKAKTGPVQVKELTVSSDIGSHDLLTKLRQVQTWLDKKHHVRITLRTGRVEHTQPLDKTLEQMVQQIEGLVGFVSNPKVIRDGRAAMCILRPPSVKELKEMNRGAAAPATDTSSEPTTSPTVPPTDLTPDSQH